In the genome of Fusarium poae strain DAOMC 252244 chromosome 1, whole genome shotgun sequence, the window GATTTATGAGTATTTTGATatatgaagaagaagaaaggaagaggaggagaaggaggagaaggaggagagaaaaagagagaggaAGTAGAAGGGAGTGGAAGGTACTTGGGTGAAGGTACCTACCTCCCAGAATGACGGGGAGATAAATCGGAGCACGTCTGACGTCTACCTGCCACCTACCACGCTCCAACTACAGCTCAAACAAGGGTGGAGGGGTACAGGAAAGGTGCGGTAGTGTCATGAAATGTTAGTGGTCTCCAGTTTTCCCAGTCTTGTAGAATAATTCGGCCGGGTGATATCCCGCTACTATACGCGTTGACATGGTGATAATTTGTATGCTATGGACGGCTCAACATGTCTAGGGAGAGACTTGGGCTCTAATTTGAGCGATGCTTTACCTAATTCATTGTTTGGGGTCGCGTGAAActgaagctgatgatgatgatgttgttgttgttatctGTAGTCTCATCATGTCGCCATGCCTTTGAGTTTCAAAGTATAAGAAGGTAGCCCTTGGCAAGTATAATACATCCAACGCTGGGCAGGTAATTACAGTAGGAATGCGCATGTACCAGCCACCTCAAAAAGGGTAGACCGACAGCTTCACTTGTCGAATCGAATTCTCACTCAAACTCAGATTCCAGTATAACATGTCCCTcaaccgccgccgccgccgccgaacGAGGTCAAATCTGGCCGGCGACACGCCGAGTGGATCTTCCGGTGGGGGGAATAGAATCAGAATAGGTAGATGGGGGGTATCATCAGTGACGCCAACCCATTCAAGGTGAACAGGGTGCCCCTCCTTGACGCGGTAGGCCAGTCAGTACCTTGGTACCTTATGTTTATCCTTTCTCATGACAGCTGTTATGTTACTATCATTGAGGCTTGTTTGTGAATATAATCATTCGGCTGAGTAAAAATACCACCCTCAAAACCAGTCACAAGCTAAGGATCCAATGCGTGCTGAGACAGGCCCATCGATCTGGTTAGGCTCAGGGTCCTCGTTGGTGTTGTCTCACCTTTCAGAGAGGTACATACATACGGGACATCGCCAGCTCGCCCAAGGATATGGACCCTCTTTAACCAGCATGAATATCCATGGATCTCCATAACGGCGGCACTTCTTACAACAAATTCTCGCTGCTGTGACGTCGAGTGGCCACTTCgtcattgcattgcattgcgtTGCTTGTGTCTCTATCCGTATTCTGCTACTCTATCCAACATGTGAACCGTGCACAGGTAACCAAATGCTTTGCTGGCGATTCTTGGCCTCGATAATGAATTTTTTCTTGGAGGTTGTGTAAAAACATCAGATATTACTAAACGCACTTGGCCACTACCATGCCATTCTTTTATTTCCCTCAATTCTAAAGCTGAGGCTGAGTGTCGCCCACTGGTTAATAAATTTAACCGGCAATTAATAGGCAAAAGCGTTTCAATGGGCCATGTAGAAACTCCAACGAGTTTTGAATTGGTACGCCTAAAAGCATTAAAATGAGACCCCCAAACGAGGGGTTCAAAACGGCACAAGAGGGGCAGTAGCCCAAGTCCGATTGCTCCTATTGAGTCGGATACAATGCCGTTTTCAAATTCTGCTTCTGCCAGAGGTGCGGCTAATGGTGTTCCAATGTCACAGCCGCAACTGGTTGAGTAAGCTAACGACTTTATCGAACTTGAAATTTGATGGGGAGCGATACCGGTCCTGCCAGTTTGCAATcgtaaaaaaaagagagagagaggacgAGTAGCttttagtacctaggtaggtaggtagacaagaacaaggcagCCAAGAGATTGAGGTGTGGTAGCTACATGCAGCATTTTTCACCCCAACACGGTAAAGGATAAACTATGTCAGTGTTTATCAATGATGCCGTAACTGCTGATGAATGATATGACATATCTATCCGGGAGCTTCGACTCTCCCAATCTCAAAGTTTCGCGGCCGCCCAGCTCTCATGACAAACTTTTGACAAGAACCAAAATGTGATGTGATAATGTTCACGAGACTGATTGCTAACTCACTTACACTCACCTAACTAACCGTTGGTTTCGCTGTCTTTCACCGAAGAACCGCCAGCTCACTTACTCGCAGCCTTCGATGGAAGTGGGGGTTTTCGATTTCATCGGTCAAACATGTCCGAGATTTTCCCCCTCCAGTATCAAATTACTAAACCAACAACCACCGTGACGTTGCCGACGACAACCTCGAGTTTGTTTACTCGCCAATAGAAACCAGCCAATGAGCTGAAAATACCAGAGATTTCAGGATAGAGACAAAAGACAGGAATGGTCAAGAAGACTGGCCCTTCGAAGAAGGCCGCTTCCTCATCGAAGCAGAGCAGCAACAAAAAGTCAAATGCCCCGCCAGAAACCTCTTCACCAGCTCTTCAGAGCGAAGAGGAGCAGCAGCGTCTTTTGAATATCTTTTCAAGCGCTTTCAACAGTACGCTTACTTCAGATGACTTTACAACAACGCTCCAGGAGATAAAACAGTCCTTATTCAACAGGGAATTCGCTACCGCATTCGGGAGAGAGGATTATCTCGAAGCCTATGCTGCTCGATGGAGCCCCACACGAGCCCTTTGCTATGCTACGGTGTTGCTAAGCATCAAGCGTTACCTTGAAAAGATTTTGGTTCCCAACAAGGAGACGTCTGATGTTGGTCAGACTCAGGGAGAGACGAATAATGATGAAAACGATAAGCCGGAACAGGATATCGCTGCGGGAATAGAATCTATCAAGCTTGACAGCCCTTCTCCTTCACGGAATACCTCTCTGCATATGCTATCGGTCGGCGGTTGTGCGGCCGAGCATATCGCTTTTGCATCCTATGTCCAAACCACTTCTACATATGGCAACCTAACGCTTCTCGATTCAGGTCCATGGGCAAATGTCGTATCTCTCCTGGAATCAAGTACTATCAGCCCCCCACCAATCTCAAAGTATGCTTCCGCAGCTCGTCAAGCAGCAAACCGCCCGATGCTAGGAAAAGATCAGCTTTCCATCTCCTTTGTCCAGAAAGATGTCTTGAGTCTTGACGTTGATTCTCTTTCAGCTCAGTGCGCCGGTGGCAAGACACCTATCCTCTTGACCTTACTCTTCACGCTCAATGAGCTGTACACCACGGCAGGGATCGGTAAAACGACCAAGTTCCTCAAGAACCTAGGACAAGTCCTTGCTCCGGACAGCCTGGTCCTTGTGGTAGATAGTCCGGGCAGCTACTCTGAAGCAGCCCTgggcaaagaaaagaagaagtatCCTATGCAATGGCTACTGGACCACACCCTTATGCAAACTGAAACCCATGGATACTCATGGGGGAAGCTGCAGTCGGACGAATCCACATGGTTTCGTCTTCCAGAAGACTTGTCGTATCCGATAGCGTTGGAGGATATGCGTTATCAGATGCACTTGTACCGCCTTCAGAAACCAATATAATCGAAAATTGCCATTTAGCAATGCATTGGTATTGTGTCTCATATTATCTATGCCATTATTACGTATGCGTCGATTCTTTACGTCGATTATTGGATGGGTCAATCAAGCCCACACCATTTTCTTAAGCGAATGCCCCAGCTGCTCTAGCAATCCCGTATTCTTCTTCGCCTCCTCAAGAGAAATGATAGGACCCGTCTCCATGAGAGCTTCATGCTCTTCGCCTGGCTGTCCTGGTTGTTTTTCCAGTGCCAGCCGCTCAATCTCACCACATATTGTGGACACCTGCTGGGTTTCTGTTTGTTTCGGGCCATCGTGACCCAAAATAGCAACGGAGGAGTCTGCATTGGTTGCTTTGAAGACAAGACGGCGAATGCTTGGCGGCAATGGTGACGAACTCTTGCTAGTAAGCAAGTTCGCCAGGCTGGCCGGTAAACTCGCATCCTTCTGCTCGGCTGGGCTGTCCTTTCCCGCCATCGTGCCGTGGCTTGATAGGGTTCGTGTATTGGTACGACGAATGTCACTTTTGCCGGGACTATATGTCACCACGAAGCCGGCGTTCTTGACCTCATCGATGTGAGACAAAGAGATTGTCGAGGTGATGTAAGTTCCATACTTAATACCTGTGACACTGTCGAGCTCAACACGCTCGAAGGATGATACCTTGTCGGACATCCAGTCAAAACGACATGAATAGAGAGCCGCATCTGTCAGCAAGAGAACAACTTCTTCCAGGGGCCAAGACCTAATGACGTCGGGTGTAGTTGGACTCAAGAGTACCCAGCCGCCATGGAattcttccttctcatcgGCTATCACTCGCTTCTGACACAGTTCAACGGCCAGTTCTCTCATCTTGGTGACAGACACCGCTGGGTCCTTTGTCATCATATCGCTTTCAAACTCTTCAAAGATCTTCGCCGTTACGTTTCCGAGGAGGAAATCAATAGCTGCTTGGCTGAAGTAGTCATTGACCATGCTATCTTGGTTAgcaagaaattaataaacaAAGCGCTAGTTGATAAACATACCCGCTGTAATATCGAGCAAGCCCGAGGCCCAAATCGTTCAAAGCCCCACGGTAATCCCTCTTTCGCGTTCTCGTATAATCACCCTTCATCGCCGCTGTTGACGCATACTGTTTGGACACTGCATCGCCGTTGTCTGCCCAAAGAGTATTGAACCAAGCAGTCACCTGGTCCGTCTGTGCGCTCATGTCAAAACCTTCCTCCTTGAGCTGAACTTCAAGCATATGCTTTGCGAACGAGCTTTGGCAGACGTTGGTGCGATCAAGGCAGTCCATGCAGTTGGTTCGGAAGACACCTTGCTGCCGGGACACCTGCTTACCGTCCTTTTGTACGGTACTGCCAAAGCTCTCAATCTTATCTCTGAGTTGATCCAAAAGTATGCTGACGTTTTCGAATTTCATGCCTTTGCAAGCCGCGTGAAAATCGAACCACTCGAAGGGTATCTTGTTATCTTGACTTGCTTCCTTGTTAACTTCTTCTATTGCTTTCTCGTATGCACCACCAATAATTGATTCGACCCCGTGTTTTTCCacgaggttgatgatttgAAGCTGGCCATAATTCCTAGACAAACTTTCGAAATGCTTACGACACGCAGCTTGGTTGGCCTCCTCAGAGTGTTGCTGTATGGGTGTGGGCTTAAAAGCATATGGGGACTGTTTGAAGAAAAGAGGGATACTACCTCTTACTTGCAAAAATGAGTAGACATTCGAAGACGGGTCCCAAGTAGGCGCAGAGAGTAGCTGTTCAGTCTCTACCATGTTCGCAACGAAACCATCCTGGTCGATGCCACGGCGCAGATATCGCAGACCAGCTCTTTTTGTAGAGCGTCGCGAAATCACGGTTATAAGATATTTTCTCTCTGAAGAACGAAGATCAATGGACGCTCTGGAGCTTCCGAATCCCGGAAACTCTGAGTGCTCTTTAGTGGGTGACAGATCAGAAAGTTCAACAGAATCCTTTCCTTTGTCGTCGCTTTGCGGAGGCTGGTTATCAACGATGAATGTCTTCTGTCCCACGAAACCTTGCATCAAAGGTAATGCTAGACAATCTTGCCCACTAGATGTAAATGGCTGCAGGAGATTTCGGTTCCAAAAGAACACCTCATCGACCTGGTTGTGCAAAGGGGTCTCGGTATTCTGAGGCACAGATCTTTCATCGAGTGAGCGGGTGAGGTCAAAGTCATAGGAGAAGTAGAAACTTCGAGATGAACCAAAGAGAACCTGGGCAGTCCGCAACAGTTTGGGCAACAATTCAGGCTCACTGGGCGCAACATTACCTGGCCCCTCCTGCGCCTCGTCCGATGAGGACTCAACTGCAGTAGAAGCCGCTTGCGACGCCTTTGGAGCATTGCTTAGTCCCATGTTTCTCTTTTGGTCCAAAGTCCAGCCACTTCGACTGAACCAGCGTTGGGCAAATCGACCATAACTGCCTCTTCTGCGAATTACATCTTCGGCAACGCGGCTCCTAGCAGAGCCTGGCCTtgcatcgtcgtcatcgatgatagcatcttcaacttcgtCTGATGCTCTAGAAGGAAACTCGACATCTTCTTCGTCGCTGCTATCGCTATCGTTTCCTGAGTCTCTTGCTTGACGTGACAGGTGGTCCGAGGTTCTCTTTACGGCTTCCTCGGCGCCTGTTTTCGATACGCATGGTGTGATGGCGACTTCGGTTACGACGTAGATAGGATGGCCGCATATCTGTGCGACTTGCTGGCGCCGGGTAATAGTAACAAGATAGCTTAACTTGGACACAGTGATGAGACCTAGAATAGTGAAGCAAATTAGTCTCGATTGTACATGGCATAGGACAAGCCGGTAAGCATGGGCCTTGAGGTCTCGTACCAATCACTCCAAAAGCTTCAAATGACGAGTCTGGTTTTGAATCATCTGATACATATTCGCGCTGGACACGAGAAATTGACGCGTCGCCGTATTTGATTCGCACCGGTTGGAAGGGTCGTTGACCCTTGGAAGACAGAGGCTGTATTACAAGCCCGTCTATTGCTGCGCAGATGAGGAGCTTGCGAGCGATAGCCGGCATTGTGCGGGGCACGCAACTTTTTGTTGGCGAAGATGTACGGGCATTCAGAGGCAACAACAGGGGAGTAATAACAGAACGATTGACGATCCAGCAGCAACAAAAGATGCAAAGTTGAGTTGCAATCCAACTGCAGAAAGAGCCAGGGAAAGCTGCAGTTCACTTGACAGAAATCAGACATGACCGCATCAGCTTAATCGATTTTTGGTAGTGGAGACGTCATAACTTGGCAGTGCTGTAACCACTATATAGCGCCAAAAAGCCGCCGAAACCGCATTCGCATTGGAGTATAATTCGTCATATCCACTTTGGTTCGTTTTCGTATTGAGCTTTCGTCAAGACAGTTGATGATATTACTATTCTACCCAAGGGCCTAATTTCATACACCAATTATTGCACCATATGATTGGGACCGAAGCATCTAAGTTCGGCAACAGatctcagcagcaacaaacaGACATTTGGAGCCGGCTGCCCACAGACGAAAAAGGTTTCCATCTTTTGCTTTCCTCCTCGACTCGTTGGGTATCTTAGATGGCGAGGCGCTCGACCTTGTCGCGCATGGCTCGGATCTGGCCAGCAAGCTCGCTGGCGTCGTTGCTGGTGATGCTAGCAGCAATGACAGCACGGCTGACACCACAGGCACGGCCAAGGTGCATCTTGCTGCTGACGTAAACGTAGGGAACTGGTGGGCAGAAGTTAGCAAAATGCGAACATCTTGGTTTGCCGGTATCGCTTACCGTTCTTGTCCTCGCAGAGAAGAgggaggtggaggagaatGGCAAGAGGCTGAGTGTCGGCAGCGAGGATGACAAGCTCAGAAACACCACGGTTCAGGGTCTTGGTGGCCTCGTTCTACGGTGTTGTTAGTAAGGGTGGAGGAAAAGTTGCAAATCAGGTAACACTTACGGCACCCTTCTTCAGCTGGCGAGCATCTGTATAACAACGCGTTAGCGACAATCTCTCAAACAGACCAGCTCAAAAAGAACTTACGCTGAGAAGACTGAACAAGATCGAGAAGCTCCTGCTCGAGCTTCTGATCGGCAAGGGGCCAGGCTATCAGATAGGTCAGTATACCACACATTGTAATTTTGAGAGAGGGCAGGCTGTACCAGCGCTTTCAGACATATTGAAGATTAAAACCGAGGTTTGTGTTTAGGAAAGACTCTGGTGGCGAGCGGTCAGTAACCAATTCTGGATGTAGTGGTCGGGATTGGTTGAGCGGCGGTAGCTGTATCAAAACATACAAGATGGTAATTCAGGGTTCCTTGCGTTGGCTCGCCCTGAGGACTAAGATTAACTTGATGGAACGTGGTTGGCGATATATCGACAGAGTCAAGAGGGAAGGAAGagagggaaagaaaaaaaaagttagAAGTATATGCGCCGAGGCGGAAAATTTCAGATGTGGCGGCGAGCCTTGTGTGGCTTCCACATGCGAGGCTGTGGAAGCAAGACCCACCTCGCTCTTCGATCCACCAGCCAGGGACTAGCGTGTCTGGTCTATCTTTAATCCGAAACAGTAGGAACCCCCCGTAGCGTCTTAGGTAATGCTCCCCCGTGCTCCCTCCTACCACAGTACAGCAAAACTTGCCGCCAACCAGACGCCAACCTGGAATGAGACCTTAACCAGCACACTTTACCTCGACATCTTCGTCTTAAGCAACCGACCCGTTAACCAACGACTTCACCTTTCGACAATTCAGCTCGCCTGTCGTTCCCACGTACACTTCGTATCCTTCAACACGACCTTTTCGATTGATATCTGCACCTTCTTCGCGTCACAATAGTCAAGATGGTCAGCGAACTTTGGTATGTGCTTGCGCGCCTCCTTGCCCCCATCATCATCGAGCTCCCTCTGCATCACAAGGAGCTTCAGGTATCATCGTTCAACGTGAAAACCTGTCGGAATGGGCTCACATTACATTACCATTAATGATTGAAGCTAACATGCGCGCCTTCGCAGCCCCGTTTACTCGGTTAGTCCTCCACGTCATCCGTACCGTCGACGTCACCTCGCGACGCCCATCCTCCATCGTGAGACGGTCGACGATATCGGTTTACCATCAAGATTCATATAACTAATCTTCATCTAGCCCTTCTTCGGTGCCATGGGCTGCACCTGCGCCATTGTCTTCACCTGTCTTGGTGCCTCTTACGGTACCGCCAAGTCTGGTGTCGGTATCGCTGCTATGGGTGTCCTCCGCCCTGACCTGATCGTCAAGAGTACGCGGCCCTTTTGAAACAACGTTGAGGATTCGTCCAGTACTAACCCGTACAGACATTGTTCCCGTCATTATGGCTGGTATCATTGGTATCTACGGTCTCGTCGTCTCAGTCCTCATCTCCGATGGTCTCAAGCAGGATTTGCCTCTGTTCACCAGCTTCATTCAGTTCGGTGCTGGTCTTTCCGTCGGTCTTGCTGGTCTCGCTGCCGGTTTCGCCATTGGTATTGTCGGTGATGCTGGTGTCCGAGGAACTGCCCAACAGCCTCGTCTCTTCGTTGGAATGATTCTGATTCTTATTTTCGCTGAAGTCCTTGGTATGTTTTGTCGCGCTTGTTGGAAAGCCTCCAATTGCCTAACACTATTTCCCAGGTCTTTACGGTCTTATCGTTGCTCTGCTCATGAACTCCAAGGCCACTGTCGACGCTGTCTGCTAAAAGGCCAACTAGACAGAACCTGTCCCGAAACCCAGCTTGACAACAACGTACTTAAAACACACGGGCGGTTCCGGGCCATGGCAAAATGAATGAGATCATATATGGCGTTACGAATTTCCCTGCTTCATGTCCCGGATGTGGATTTGGAGTAGGGGATTGGAGACGTGGGCGCATGGTCAAGTCCGACCTTGCATCTGCCCTTTTGTGCATGGAAATGGGATAATGGATTCGAGCTCTTGTTATGCTTTTACTAGTCGGAAGAGGGGGGTGCTGTCATGCAATGAGAGAATGGTTTCTGTAAAATACTGTCAATGCGCGTGTTTTTGTCTGGGTGGCTTCTCATCATAGACGGTGAAGGGAACTCGATTAACCAGGTGTATGCTATTGATAATTGTTCCTCGTACTCAATCTGATATTGTTTTCACAAGCCGTGAGATTAGAGAGTCAACACAACGTAATCTATGTAACATGAGCGTTAGGGAGACATGTCAATACCTTTTGTTCGAACGGTTGCTATAAGAGTCATAACACAGTCGCAGGTTATCGTCGGTTCAACCACGTATATTGAAACAAGTTCTTTTGTTCAGCCGATAACCAATAGCAGCAAATATGTGCAAGcaagtaaaataattacaAAGTCTAAGAACCCAAGAAGTCTCATCATTTCGACAATTAATGGAGACTTGTGTCCAACCCTCCTAGAAACCTCCTCACATTACGTTTCCTCATCTCTTCATGCGCAAATTACTCCTTTGTTTATCATGTGACGTCTAGTGCATGTTTTTCTTGCACACTTgcctcctcaacacaacaccGTCAATGATAACTATAACCGTTGAACGGAGAAAGTTCTATCTCAAAAATGAACTTCAACGGCCCCCAAAAGTTGTTTCCAATGGGGATCGTTTAGATGACGTACTGGCGAATGTTAGCGGCGACTCAACAACGTCGGTTTGAGAACAGTCTTACAGGAATAAATAGATAAGGGACGCGTCGCTCATACTCGAGCCAGGCGTCACCGTACTTGCGACGGCAGCGGTGGATGTCACGGGCGGCTCGATGGGCGATCATGCAGCAGAAGAAGACCGGGTAGAACCAGGGGAAGGGGCTCTCAAATCCGGTAATCAGACCCCAAGAAACGGCAAACCACACATCGGCAGTGTAGTGGATCTTGCGAGCAAGGCCGTACCAGCCGTCAACAAGGATGGTTCCTTGGGGAGAAACGATGGTCttggggttgtggatggtttGCCAAGGGACCTGAGGGAAGGTGTTGCGCAGAACCAACTTGCCCTTCTCCATGGCACGAAAACGGTTCTTTTGGCTGTTGCAGCTGTCCCACACCCAGTACCAGAAGAGGTAGCCAACGAACATAGCGGCCAGGATACCACGGTTCCAGCGGTAAACATCAGGGTGGTGGTTGGCCAGGTAAATGGTGCAATGACAGTAAGAAAGAGGGACACCAGCCAGGTTCCAGAAGATGAGCATGAAACCCCACTTCTCGTAGTACATATCCCAAGTAGTGATGATGAGCTCCTCGCCCTTGGCGCAGGCGTTGGCGTAGAGGAAGTGAGCCATGACGAGGAACCAGACCTCGCCAGAGACGTAGCCATACTGCTCATGTTGGCGAGCGGCGGTACCGAGACTGAGGATAAGGAGAATGTACCAAGGCATGCGAACCTCGAAGAACATCTTGAAGTCGAGGATGCCAAACATACGGGGGTTCAGCTCCGCACCCATAAAGAAATCGTAGATGGGGTAGCCAGTCATGCGGTGCTGCTTGCCACGCCAGAGAGCAGAGAAGTAGGCGACAATGCTAACGAGGAAGCCGC includes:
- the SNU13 gene encoding RNA binding protein snu13 (BUSCO:55743at5125): MSESAAWPLADQKLEQELLDLVQSSQHARQLKKGANEATKTLNRGVSELVILAADTQPLAILLHLPLLCEDKNVPYVYVSSKMHLGRACGVSRAVIAASITSNDASELAGQIRAMRDKVERLAI
- a CDS encoding hypothetical protein (BUSCO:52561at5125), with product MVKKTGPSKKAASSSKQSSNKKSNAPPETSSPALQSEEEQQRLLNIFSSAFNSTLTSDDFTTTLQEIKQSLFNREFATAFGREDYLEAYAARWSPTRALCYATVLLSIKRYLEKILVPNKETSDVGQTQGETNNDENDKPEQDIAAGIESIKLDSPSPSRNTSLHMLSVGGCAAEHIAFASYVQTTSTYGNLTLLDSGPWANVVSLLESSTISPPPISKYASAARQAANRPMLGKDQLSISFVQKDVLSLDVDSLSAQCAGGKTPILLTLLFTLNELYTTAGIGKTTKFLKNLGQVLAPDSLVLVVDSPGSYSEAALGKEKKKYPMQWLLDHTLMQTETHGYSWGKLQSDESTWFRLPEDLSYPIALEDMRYQMHLYRLQKPI
- the VMA3 gene encoding H(+)-transporting V0 sector ATPase subunit c (TransMembrane:4 (o12-34i55-76o88-113i125-150o)) yields the protein MVSELCPVYSPFFGAMGCTCAIVFTCLGASYGTAKSGVGIAAMGVLRPDLIVKNIVPVIMAGIIGIYGLVVSVLISDGLKQDLPLFTSFIQFGAGLSVGLAGLAAGFAIGIVGDAGVRGTAQQPRLFVGMILILIFAEVLGLYGLIVALLMNSKATVDAVC
- a CDS encoding hypothetical protein (BUSCO:5217at5125), whose product is MPAIARKLLICAAIDGLVIQPLSSKGQRPFQPVRIKYGDASISRVQREYVSDDSKPDSSFEAFGVIGLITVSKLSYLVTITRRQQVAQICGHPIYVVTEVAITPCVSKTGAEEAVKRTSDHLSRQARDSGNDSDSSDEEDVEFPSRASDEVEDAIIDDDDARPGSARSRVAEDVIRRRGSYGRFAQRWFSRSGWTLDQKRNMGLSNAPKASQAASTAVESSSDEAQEGPGNVAPSEPELLPKLLRTAQVLFGSSRSFYFSYDFDLTRSLDERSVPQNTETPLHNQVDEVFFWNRNLLQPFTSSGQDCLALPLMQGFVGQKTFIVDNQPPQSDDKGKDSVELSDLSPTKEHSEFPGFGSSRASIDLRSSERKYLITVISRRSTKRAGLRYLRRGIDQDGFVANMVETEQLLSAPTWDPSSNVYSFLQVRGSIPLFFKQSPYAFKPTPIQQHSEEANQAACRKHFESLSRNYGQLQIINLVEKHGVESIIGGAYEKAIEEVNKEASQDNKIPFEWFDFHAACKGMKFENVSILLDQLRDKIESFGSTVQKDGKQVSRQQGVFRTNCMDCLDRTNVCQSSFAKHMLEVQLKEEGFDMSAQTDQVTAWFNTLWADNGDAVSKQYASTAAMKGDYTRTRKRDYRGALNDLGLGLARYYSGMVNDYFSQAAIDFLLGNVTAKIFEEFESDMMTKDPAVSVTKMRELAVELCQKRVIADEKEEFHGGWVLLSPTTPDVIRSWPLEEVVLLLTDAALYSCRFDWMSDKVSSFERVELDSVTGIKYGTYITSTISLSHIDEVKNAGFVVTYSPGKSDIRRTNTRTLSSHGTMAGKDSPAEQKDASLPASLANLLTSKSSSPLPPSIRRLVFKATNADSSVAILGHDGPKQTETQQVSTICGEIERLALEKQPGQPGEEHEALMETGPIISLEEAKKNTGLLEQLGHSLKKMVWA